The Thermonema lapsum genome window below encodes:
- a CDS encoding Ig-like domain-containing protein produces the protein MQASRWFFYTMLCGIVLLLCRCANPGILSGGAKDTIPPQVVKRIPPLGQTNFKGKEVSIFFDESIRGKNLQQELIITPRIEGKDAYEIIEKKYGITLRFKRPLAENTTYNIHFRNGIVDVTEGNPAKEAMIVFSTGTQLDSLQIAGRCVAALSGEPIENALVGLYPTHDSINPALHEPLYLGRSNASGNFQLRYLKAGKYRLFVIEDQNKNGKWDPKELLGFLPNTLSLETNLDSLFVELVPQDIEAPRIVSKRSSSQYAYSVVNINEGIDSVAILPNLPFALDKTGRQIKIYHKESLEVIIAAKDSTGNLLHDTLQLEAPKGTAKEKFEVEISEKYQPYTQELQLHIYANKPIERQIDSLFYAYIDQDTIQKQVFSGALFQSPTPNRLIFQKKLNFQDSAKVIIDKGWLVSIEHDSSNIQWSKQVVAANPKDFSTLRLRITNTNSNAWIMQLLNKDGKVVKEQPINKSTIEIKGLPPEEYKLRFFEDKNRNNRWDSGNYKENISHERIFIYNKTLRLKANWEVEEELSIK, from the coding sequence ATGCAAGCAAGTCGTTGGTTCTTCTATACGATGCTCTGCGGCATCGTATTGCTTTTATGCCGCTGCGCCAATCCCGGCATACTGAGCGGTGGGGCAAAAGATACCATCCCTCCACAAGTCGTCAAGCGAATTCCTCCACTTGGACAAACAAACTTCAAAGGCAAAGAAGTGAGCATTTTTTTTGATGAAAGCATACGAGGCAAAAACTTGCAACAAGAACTTATCATCACTCCACGCATAGAGGGGAAAGATGCTTATGAAATCATTGAAAAAAAATACGGCATCACCTTGCGTTTCAAAAGACCATTGGCAGAAAATACTACCTATAACATACACTTCCGAAATGGCATAGTAGATGTAACCGAGGGCAACCCCGCCAAAGAAGCCATGATTGTATTTAGTACAGGCACGCAGTTGGATTCTCTGCAAATAGCTGGCAGATGTGTGGCGGCACTGAGCGGCGAGCCTATCGAAAATGCCTTAGTAGGTCTTTATCCTACCCATGACAGCATAAACCCTGCCCTTCATGAACCTCTCTACTTGGGCAGAAGCAACGCCTCGGGCAACTTTCAACTTCGCTACCTGAAAGCCGGCAAATATCGCCTGTTTGTCATAGAAGACCAAAACAAGAATGGCAAATGGGACCCCAAAGAGCTTTTGGGATTTTTACCCAATACACTTTCACTCGAAACCAACCTTGACAGCCTCTTCGTAGAGTTAGTACCCCAAGACATCGAAGCACCCCGAATAGTAAGCAAGCGCAGCTCCTCGCAATATGCCTATAGCGTAGTCAATATCAACGAAGGCATTGACTCAGTGGCAATCCTGCCCAACTTGCCTTTTGCACTCGACAAAACAGGACGCCAAATAAAAATCTATCATAAGGAGAGCCTCGAGGTCATCATTGCAGCAAAAGATTCTACCGGCAATCTGCTTCATGATACTTTACAATTGGAAGCACCCAAAGGAACTGCAAAAGAAAAGTTTGAAGTAGAGATTAGCGAAAAGTACCAACCCTATACTCAAGAACTGCAACTGCATATTTACGCCAACAAGCCTATAGAAAGGCAAATAGACAGCCTTTTTTACGCCTATATAGACCAAGATACCATCCAAAAGCAAGTATTTTCTGGAGCATTGTTCCAAAGCCCCACGCCCAACAGGCTGATATTCCAAAAGAAGCTAAACTTCCAGGATAGCGCCAAAGTAATCATCGACAAAGGCTGGCTTGTCTCAATAGAGCATGACAGTAGCAACATCCAGTGGAGCAAGCAAGTTGTGGCTGCCAACCCCAAAGACTTTTCAACCCTCCGCCTCCGCATAACAAACACCAACAGCAATGCATGGATTATGCAGCTGCTGAACAAAGATGGCAAAGTTGTAAAAGAGCAGCCTATCAATAAGAGTACTATTGAAATCAAAGGCTTACCGCCGGAAGAGTACAAACTACGCTTCTTCGAAGACAAAAACCGGAACAACCGCTGGGATAGCGGCAACTACAAAGAAAACATTTCACATGAAAGAATATTCATATATAATAAAACCCTTCGCTTAAAAGCCAACTGGGAAGTAGAAGAAGAGCTATCCATTAAATAA
- a CDS encoding tetratricopeptide repeat protein — protein sequence MEKIQKTWWFSCLFAVLSTNLCAQINMQLSLAKEYYQKGECDKAIAEYKSISREASEYFLVIYPQYKDCLWRSRLFKDLEKVIETAIKEAPDNPLYRIDLLELYEHENQSRQAERVYRQLVDKFAGSYEQAMAVVHWLMDKQQWSRAKDFITQARRRLYEYAFAIEMAEIYAIEQNIEGMLNEYLLIAYNDPAKIDLVKQALQEQFDNEALIQKAEQRMIELSQRYPDEKVFLDLLIWLYVQRGDFDNAFLLSKAMDKRFHLSGQHLFQIGMIAYSNSAYEAADRFFTYIKQQYKGSYLSYAAARYSIASKEALIKQQGEHAKHQMQRIAEEYRRIIEEGRGRSEIKEAYTGLAFLYANYLQQTDSALLVLDEALRSYPQEKEFIAWVKIQKGDVLLLIDQPWEAALLYAQAEKEVKDSPVAYEAKLRRAKLFYYTGEFELAKEYFDILKAATSRQIANDALQMSLLISENQDADSSNHVLLTYAKADLLFFQQQYSRAHLLLDSLRLSAGGHPIMDDVLWMQAKIATHWKKYDEAAALYQQIAEQYAYEIWADDALFELMQLYFHQYRDYKKAEEYALRLIKDHPDSIYISQARFLLQKIEQQQVN from the coding sequence ATGGAAAAAATACAAAAAACATGGTGGTTCAGTTGCTTGTTTGCGGTCTTATCCACCAACCTGTGTGCACAAATCAACATGCAATTGTCCCTGGCAAAGGAATACTATCAAAAAGGGGAATGCGATAAAGCAATAGCAGAATATAAAAGCATAAGCAGGGAAGCATCTGAATACTTTCTGGTGATTTATCCACAATACAAAGACTGCCTGTGGAGAAGTCGCTTATTCAAGGATTTGGAGAAAGTTATAGAAACAGCCATTAAAGAAGCGCCCGACAATCCACTTTACCGCATAGACTTGCTTGAGCTTTATGAACACGAAAACCAAAGTCGCCAAGCAGAGCGAGTTTATCGACAACTTGTGGATAAGTTTGCCGGCTCCTATGAACAAGCTATGGCAGTAGTGCATTGGCTCATGGACAAGCAGCAATGGAGTAGAGCTAAAGACTTTATTACACAGGCACGCCGCCGTTTGTATGAATATGCCTTTGCCATAGAAATGGCTGAGATTTACGCCATAGAGCAAAATATTGAGGGCATGCTCAATGAGTATTTGCTCATTGCCTATAACGACCCCGCAAAAATAGATTTGGTAAAGCAGGCTTTGCAGGAGCAATTCGACAACGAAGCGTTAATTCAGAAGGCAGAACAACGCATGATAGAGCTGAGCCAACGCTACCCCGACGAGAAAGTATTTCTTGACCTGTTGATTTGGCTTTATGTACAGCGGGGGGACTTCGACAATGCTTTTTTGTTGAGCAAAGCCATGGACAAGCGCTTTCATTTAAGCGGGCAGCATCTATTTCAAATAGGCATGATTGCCTACAGCAACAGTGCCTATGAAGCCGCAGACCGTTTCTTTACTTACATCAAGCAGCAATACAAGGGCAGCTATTTAAGCTATGCGGCTGCCCGTTATAGTATTGCTTCCAAAGAAGCGCTTATCAAGCAACAGGGCGAGCACGCCAAGCATCAAATGCAACGTATTGCCGAAGAATACCGTCGTATCATAGAGGAAGGCAGAGGACGCTCAGAGATAAAAGAAGCCTATACCGGCTTGGCATTCCTGTATGCCAACTATCTGCAACAAACCGACTCGGCTTTGCTTGTTTTAGATGAAGCTCTGAGGAGTTATCCACAAGAAAAAGAGTTTATAGCGTGGGTAAAGATTCAAAAAGGGGATGTGCTTTTACTCATAGACCAACCCTGGGAAGCTGCCTTGTTGTATGCACAAGCCGAAAAAGAAGTCAAGGACAGTCCGGTTGCCTACGAAGCCAAATTGCGCAGGGCAAAACTATTCTATTACACTGGGGAATTTGAATTGGCAAAAGAATACTTTGACATTTTGAAGGCAGCCACTTCACGGCAAATAGCCAATGATGCACTGCAAATGAGCTTGCTCATTAGTGAAAACCAAGATGCTGATTCGAGCAACCATGTACTTTTAACCTATGCAAAAGCAGATTTGCTGTTTTTTCAACAGCAATATTCCCGTGCGCATCTTTTGCTTGATAGCCTTCGGCTTAGTGCCGGGGGGCATCCTATTATGGACGATGTGTTGTGGATGCAAGCAAAAATTGCTACTCATTGGAAAAAATACGACGAGGCGGCAGCCCTCTATCAACAAATTGCAGAACAATATGCCTATGAAATTTGGGCAGATGATGCGCTCTTTGAGTTGATGCAGCTGTATTTTCATCAATACCGGGATTACAAAAAAGCTGAAGAGTATGCCTTGCGTCTCATCAAAGACCACCCCGATAGCATCTATATATCACAAGCCCGCTTTTTACTTCAAAAAATAGAACAACAGCAGGTCAACTAA
- a CDS encoding AMP-dependent synthetase/ligase: MEIKRVYDLLRYQLEHYQKKDAVADKKSGQWKTYSTQDLMQISDEVALGLHTLGIQKDDKVAIISNNRTEWNFVDFGIQKIGAVSVPLYPTITADDYLYILEHSESKIVFVENEEIYTKVLEAVKKSKSLTEKNIYTFDQIEGAQHWTAVRETGKKEDKSLLEKRDKEIQPDDLFTIIYTSGTTGKPKGVMLTHSNVVSNILAAIDNLILDYRHKALSFLPLCHIFERTLVAAYIYKGISVYYAENMDKIGDNIREVQPHVFTAVPRVLEKVYTKLVQKGHELSGLKKNLYFWALDLAKEYDTQKDQGLLYNLQLSIANNLIFSKWREALGGNLKYIICGSAALNPMIARVFWAACIPILEGYGMTETSPVITATSPNKEDVCIGTVGRVIPGVEVKIAEDGEILVKGPNVMKGYYKDPEKTKEVFDEEGWLHTGDIGEFVQGKYLKITDRKKEMFKTSGGKYIAPQPIENQLKASFLIAQAMVIGEGRNFPAALIMPDWEALTNWCQKHGIPTDSREAMIQHPKVLEKYQEEVEKVNKNLAKYEQIKQFRLVPDEWSIEGGELTPTLKLKRRNIMAKYKHLEKDIYKLNEELA, encoded by the coding sequence ATGGAAATTAAGCGTGTTTACGACCTGCTGCGTTATCAACTTGAGCACTACCAAAAAAAAGACGCCGTTGCTGACAAGAAGAGTGGACAGTGGAAAACTTACAGCACTCAAGACTTGATGCAAATCTCCGACGAAGTGGCTTTAGGCTTGCATACACTCGGCATTCAGAAGGATGACAAAGTCGCTATTATTTCCAACAACCGCACCGAGTGGAACTTCGTAGATTTTGGCATTCAGAAGATAGGCGCCGTGAGTGTGCCTTTGTATCCAACCATCACCGCCGATGATTATCTCTATATTCTGGAGCATTCCGAAAGCAAAATTGTTTTCGTTGAGAATGAAGAAATTTACACCAAAGTATTAGAAGCAGTAAAGAAGAGCAAGTCCCTGACGGAAAAAAACATCTATACCTTTGACCAAATAGAAGGAGCGCAACACTGGACGGCAGTGAGAGAAACCGGCAAGAAAGAAGATAAAAGCCTGCTTGAAAAAAGAGATAAGGAAATACAGCCCGATGACCTGTTTACCATCATCTATACCTCAGGCACAACCGGCAAGCCCAAAGGCGTGATGCTTACACACAGCAATGTGGTAAGCAACATCTTGGCAGCTATCGACAATCTTATACTGGACTACCGCCACAAAGCCCTCAGCTTCCTTCCCCTTTGCCACATCTTTGAGCGTACGCTGGTAGCGGCTTATATCTACAAAGGCATCTCTGTTTACTATGCCGAAAACATGGATAAAATAGGGGACAACATCCGCGAGGTTCAACCTCATGTATTTACCGCTGTGCCGCGTGTATTGGAGAAAGTATATACCAAGCTGGTGCAAAAAGGGCATGAGCTTTCCGGTTTGAAAAAGAATCTCTACTTCTGGGCACTGGATTTAGCCAAAGAATATGACACTCAAAAAGACCAAGGGCTGCTCTACAACCTTCAGCTTTCCATTGCCAATAACCTGATATTCTCAAAGTGGCGTGAAGCATTGGGAGGAAATTTGAAATACATTATTTGCGGTAGTGCTGCGCTCAACCCCATGATAGCCCGCGTATTCTGGGCTGCCTGCATTCCTATCTTGGAAGGCTATGGCATGACTGAAACCTCGCCCGTGATTACGGCAACCAGTCCCAACAAAGAAGATGTATGCATTGGCACGGTAGGAAGGGTAATCCCCGGTGTTGAAGTAAAAATAGCCGAGGATGGCGAAATTTTGGTGAAGGGACCTAATGTGATGAAGGGCTACTACAAAGACCCTGAAAAGACCAAAGAGGTATTCGATGAAGAAGGGTGGTTACATACCGGAGATATCGGGGAGTTTGTGCAAGGCAAATACTTGAAAATCACAGACCGTAAGAAGGAGATGTTTAAAACTTCAGGTGGAAAATACATTGCACCTCAACCTATTGAAAACCAGCTGAAAGCCAGTTTTTTAATAGCCCAAGCCATGGTCATAGGAGAAGGGCGCAACTTCCCGGCGGCTTTGATTATGCCCGATTGGGAAGCCCTCACCAATTGGTGTCAAAAGCATGGTATTCCTACTGACAGCCGCGAAGCCATGATACAGCATCCCAAGGTATTGGAAAAATACCAAGAAGAGGTGGAGAAGGTTAATAAAAACTTGGCTAAATACGAGCAAATCAAGCAATTCCGCTTGGTACCCGACGAATGGAGCATAGAAGGTGGTGAACTAACCCCCACTTTGAAACTTAAGCGCCGCAACATCATGGCTAAATACAAGCATCTGGAAAAAGACATCTATAAACTCAATGAAGAGTTGGCATAA
- a CDS encoding mechanosensitive ion channel family protein, translating to MSIKELFEYMRTELPFTLSIALIVIAYFAGRLLERVIIPWLQKLAHKSRTNFDDILVKSLRHKLTWLLVILSFHLSVHFFHFDNETESILRHQLLPSFYIAILTLFLQGLIAELVQNTIRSVPGLQLPSTSLFSNLIRIIVICIGATFILDVWEVSLAPILTALGVGGLAVALALQDTLANFFAGVQIIVSKKVRPGDYVVLDSGQEGFVQDISWRNTALLSPQNNYIIIPNSKLGSAIVTNFNSNTPELLMPVTVGVSYDSDLEFVEKVTKEVAKEVMSTVEGGDPSYEPFMNFHTFNNSSIDFTIRLKCLGPQYRLKLVHAFIKALHKRYGEVGINIPFPIRTVYMRNLSNTDNKA from the coding sequence ATGTCCATAAAAGAATTGTTTGAGTACATGCGCACGGAATTACCCTTTACACTAAGCATTGCGCTTATTGTGATTGCCTATTTTGCCGGGCGCCTGCTTGAACGCGTCATAATACCTTGGTTGCAAAAATTGGCACACAAGTCACGAACCAATTTCGACGATATTTTGGTAAAATCATTGCGGCACAAACTTACTTGGTTGCTCGTCATTCTCTCTTTTCATTTGTCGGTGCATTTCTTTCACTTCGACAATGAAACCGAGAGCATACTAAGACACCAACTGCTTCCTTCGTTCTATATCGCTATCCTCACCCTTTTTCTTCAAGGCTTGATTGCCGAATTGGTGCAAAACACCATTCGTTCGGTACCGGGATTACAACTCCCTTCCACCTCTTTGTTTTCTAATCTCATCCGCATCATCGTTATTTGCATCGGCGCCACTTTTATTTTAGATGTTTGGGAGGTATCGCTGGCACCCATTCTTACCGCCTTAGGGGTAGGAGGTTTGGCAGTTGCCCTCGCTTTGCAAGATACCTTAGCAAACTTCTTTGCCGGAGTGCAAATCATAGTATCCAAAAAAGTGCGTCCTGGCGATTATGTGGTATTAGACAGCGGACAAGAAGGCTTCGTGCAAGATATCTCTTGGCGCAACACAGCGCTGCTTTCACCCCAAAACAACTATATCATCATACCCAACTCTAAACTGGGCAGTGCCATAGTTACCAATTTCAACTCGAACACACCGGAACTACTGATGCCTGTAACCGTGGGAGTCAGCTACGACAGCGACTTGGAATTTGTGGAAAAAGTAACCAAAGAAGTAGCCAAAGAAGTAATGAGCACCGTAGAAGGAGGCGACCCATCTTATGAGCCTTTTATGAACTTCCACACTTTCAACAACTCGAGCATCGATTTCACCATCCGTTTGAAATGTCTCGGTCCTCAATATCGCCTCAAGCTGGTGCACGCTTTCATCAAAGCGCTGCACAAGCGTTACGGTGAAGTGGGCATCAACATACCTTTCCCTATCCGCACGGTTTATATGCGCAATCTGTCAAATACAGACAACAAAGCATAG
- a CDS encoding nucleotide pyrophosphohydrolase yields the protein MTLKELQKTVDAWIQTHGVRYFNELTNMAILMEEVGELARVMARLYGEQSFKAGEEPNLAEEMADVLFVLTCLANQTGVDLEEAMQRSLEKKTQRDKERHKNNPKLKD from the coding sequence ATGACGCTAAAAGAATTGCAAAAGACAGTTGATGCATGGATACAAACCCACGGCGTGCGTTACTTTAATGAGCTGACCAACATGGCTATTTTGATGGAAGAAGTAGGCGAGTTGGCTCGTGTAATGGCTCGGCTCTATGGAGAACAGTCTTTCAAGGCAGGCGAAGAACCCAACTTGGCAGAAGAAATGGCTGATGTGCTCTTTGTTTTGACTTGTCTTGCCAATCAAACCGGTGTTGATTTGGAAGAAGCCATGCAGCGCTCACTGGAAAAAAAGACTCAGCGCGACAAGGAAAGACATAAAAACAACCCCAAACTAAAAGACTAA
- a CDS encoding glycosyltransferase: protein MNVLFFFALLTFLLVLYYTLLAWAIARAGSVSFEEKAPDSYPKVSILVAARNEAATITRCLQSLTELDYPPHLLQILIGNDQSTDATVEVVKAFIKQLPTARQHTFELIDIFPSDNPNLQGKANVLHQLMQKIDGSFVFVVDADTQVPAQWIKTYLQAYSPGVGIATAFTIAEGKGLQAQLQTIDWTFAQIILYTFFRIGHPLTALGNNMMICPKAYRAVGGYAHIPFHVTEDYALSRSMQKAGYRLLHLFSVGACCRTLAMNEWKELLKQRRRWIEGLFSLPLSIQLVIALPMLWGITAATAAFYMPMYVLQAWILKWLLQSGIVSFALKRLRYPLPSFLLFLLYEVYVYIFNFLLLIYTLFQRRIHWKNRIYDAKRIAKDS, encoded by the coding sequence ATGAATGTTCTTTTCTTCTTTGCTTTGCTTACCTTTTTGCTTGTGCTGTATTATACGCTGCTTGCTTGGGCAATAGCTCGGGCAGGCAGTGTTTCTTTTGAAGAAAAAGCACCTGACAGCTACCCCAAAGTAAGCATTTTGGTAGCTGCCCGTAACGAAGCCGCCACCATTACCCGCTGCTTACAGTCGCTTACTGAACTCGACTACCCGCCACATCTTTTGCAAATACTCATAGGCAACGACCAATCCACCGATGCTACTGTCGAAGTAGTAAAAGCTTTCATAAAACAGTTGCCCACCGCCCGGCAACATACATTCGAACTGATAGACATCTTCCCTTCGGACAATCCCAATTTACAAGGCAAAGCCAACGTGCTGCACCAACTGATGCAAAAAATCGATGGAAGCTTTGTTTTTGTCGTGGATGCCGACACGCAGGTGCCTGCACAATGGATAAAAACCTACCTGCAAGCCTACAGCCCGGGCGTAGGCATTGCCACCGCCTTCACCATCGCCGAGGGCAAAGGCTTACAAGCCCAATTGCAAACCATCGATTGGACCTTTGCCCAGATAATACTTTATACTTTCTTTCGCATAGGACACCCCCTCACGGCTCTGGGCAACAACATGATGATTTGCCCCAAAGCTTACCGAGCCGTGGGTGGATATGCCCATATCCCGTTTCACGTAACCGAAGACTACGCTTTGAGTCGTAGCATGCAGAAAGCAGGCTATCGACTGTTGCACCTCTTCTCTGTCGGGGCATGTTGCCGCACTCTTGCCATGAACGAATGGAAAGAGCTGCTAAAACAGCGCCGTCGATGGATAGAAGGGCTTTTTTCACTGCCATTGAGTATTCAATTGGTCATTGCCCTCCCCATGTTGTGGGGGATAACAGCGGCAACCGCTGCCTTTTACATGCCCATGTATGTGCTACAAGCATGGATTTTGAAATGGCTACTACAATCAGGCATCGTATCTTTTGCGCTCAAACGCCTGCGCTACCCCTTGCCCTCTTTCTTGCTTTTTTTGCTTTATGAGGTTTATGTCTATATTTTCAACTTTCTATTGCTGATTTATACTCTCTTTCAAAGACGAATACATTGGAAAAACCGAATCTATGACGCTAAAAGAATTGCAAAAGACAGTTGA
- the metG gene encoding methionine--tRNA ligase, producing MSKTFQRYTITAALPYANGPVHIGHLAGVYVPADIYARYQRLRGRDILFVCGSDEHGVPVTIRAQKEGISVQEVVDKYHKLIKESFEHFGISFDIYSRTSSPLHHEVAANFFKKLYDEGKLIEKTSEQFYDPEAGQFLADRYIQGTCPKCGYANAYGDQCERCGSTLSPEELLNPRSMLSGAQPIKKATKHWYLPLNEYEDWLRQWILEQHRHDWKTNVYGQCKSWIEAGLQPRAVTRDLDWGVKVPVEGAEGKVLYVWFDAPIGYISATIDYFQQKGESDKWKDYWQKEDTRLIHFIGKDNIVFHCIIFPVMLKAHGNYILPDNVPANEFLNLENEKISTSRNWAVWLHDYLKDFPDKQDVLRYVLTANAPESKDNNFTWKDFQEKNNSELVGNIGNLVNRVFVLTQKFFEGKLPKANKPSDDDLVLLEAIEQYPEKIAQAIEQFHFREGLQELMNFARIANKYLTDQEPWKLFKTDPERTGTVLHYCLQMIGNWAVLAQPFLPFTAQKLLQALAIGSPAEWQRAGNPQLLTEGTPIKEIGHLFEKIEDSAIEKQIEKLKKMSQATQASQGNTYKETIQYEDFAKLDIRIGTIQKAEKLPKSKKLLKLSVDMGNGEVRTILSGIAEHFSPEEVVGKQVCVLVNLAPRKMMGLESQGMVLMAEDQNGKLVFVSPENAVQAGAVVS from the coding sequence ATGTCGAAAACATTTCAACGTTACACCATCACTGCGGCGCTGCCCTACGCCAATGGTCCTGTGCATATAGGGCACCTTGCCGGAGTGTATGTACCTGCCGATATCTATGCACGCTATCAGCGACTGCGAGGACGCGATATCCTCTTTGTTTGTGGCTCCGACGAACACGGCGTGCCGGTTACTATTCGTGCTCAGAAAGAGGGCATCAGCGTGCAAGAAGTCGTGGACAAATATCACAAACTCATCAAAGAATCGTTTGAGCATTTCGGCATCAGCTTCGACATCTATAGCCGTACCTCTTCGCCACTGCACCACGAAGTAGCCGCCAATTTTTTCAAAAAACTCTATGATGAAGGCAAGCTCATAGAAAAAACAAGCGAGCAGTTTTATGACCCAGAAGCAGGGCAATTCCTGGCAGACCGTTACATACAAGGAACCTGCCCTAAATGTGGCTATGCCAATGCCTATGGCGACCAATGCGAACGCTGTGGTTCTACCCTCAGTCCCGAAGAACTGCTCAATCCGCGCTCGATGCTGAGCGGTGCGCAACCCATAAAGAAAGCCACCAAACATTGGTATTTGCCCCTAAACGAATACGAAGATTGGCTGCGCCAATGGATACTCGAACAGCATCGCCACGACTGGAAAACCAATGTGTATGGGCAATGCAAATCGTGGATAGAGGCAGGACTGCAGCCAAGAGCCGTAACCCGCGACTTAGATTGGGGCGTAAAAGTTCCTGTTGAAGGTGCCGAAGGCAAGGTGCTTTATGTGTGGTTCGATGCCCCCATAGGCTACATATCTGCCACCATAGACTATTTCCAGCAAAAAGGCGAATCCGATAAATGGAAAGATTATTGGCAAAAAGAAGATACACGTCTTATTCACTTTATAGGCAAAGACAACATCGTTTTTCATTGCATTATCTTCCCGGTGATGCTCAAAGCGCATGGCAACTACATCTTGCCGGACAACGTGCCCGCCAATGAATTCCTAAACCTAGAAAATGAAAAAATATCTACCTCACGCAACTGGGCAGTGTGGTTGCACGACTATCTGAAAGATTTCCCCGACAAGCAGGATGTACTGCGTTATGTGCTCACCGCCAATGCCCCTGAAAGCAAAGACAACAATTTCACTTGGAAAGATTTTCAAGAAAAAAATAATAGTGAACTGGTTGGCAATATCGGCAACTTGGTAAATCGGGTGTTTGTGCTCACACAAAAATTCTTTGAAGGCAAACTACCAAAGGCAAACAAACCCAGCGATGATGACCTTGTGTTGCTGGAGGCTATAGAGCAGTATCCCGAAAAAATAGCCCAAGCCATCGAGCAGTTTCATTTTCGGGAAGGTTTGCAAGAGTTGATGAATTTTGCCCGCATAGCCAACAAATACCTCACCGACCAAGAGCCTTGGAAGCTCTTCAAAACTGACCCTGAGCGTACAGGCACGGTATTGCACTACTGCCTGCAAATGATAGGCAACTGGGCTGTATTGGCGCAACCCTTTTTGCCTTTCACTGCCCAAAAACTGCTGCAAGCATTGGCAATCGGCAGCCCAGCTGAATGGCAGCGCGCTGGCAATCCACAACTTTTGACAGAAGGCACCCCAATAAAAGAAATAGGACACCTGTTTGAAAAAATAGAAGACAGTGCCATTGAAAAGCAAATAGAAAAACTGAAGAAAATGAGCCAAGCAACACAAGCAAGCCAAGGCAATACCTACAAAGAGACCATACAATACGAAGACTTTGCCAAGCTCGACATCCGCATAGGCACCATACAAAAGGCAGAAAAGCTGCCCAAAAGTAAAAAACTGCTCAAATTGAGCGTGGACATGGGCAACGGTGAGGTACGCACCATTTTAAGTGGCATTGCTGAGCATTTTTCACCCGAAGAAGTCGTGGGCAAACAAGTGTGTGTGCTGGTAAACTTGGCACCTCGTAAGATGATGGGCTTAGAATCGCAAGGCATGGTGCTGATGGCAGAAGACCAAAATGGTAAACTGGTTTTTGTATCACCCGAAAACGCTGTGCAAGCTGGTGCCGTAGTAAGTTAA
- a CDS encoding DUF3078 domain-containing protein: MRTSIFLLLCFFCASSSLSFAQSDDNSDSTRRASPWSKQASLGLNFSQVTLSNWAGGGQSSISITGLASINIKRETERSSWQNSLDLAYGQARQGGSERPFRKTDDQIILKSNYSRYLFGSRHWKFNANLDLRTQFDQGFRYEKDPLGNEQEVLISRFMAPGYLNTALGISYKTDGFSASLSPLSSKFTFVLDDTLSQQGAYGVEAGKKVRAQAAGISLQLNADYEIMENLRLKSSFLAFSEYKDQFQEIDVFWENQLIFKVNKLFNATVTTNLIYDEDVELKRDDGTIGPATQFKSAINIGVLYTLPITR; the protein is encoded by the coding sequence ATGAGAACTTCTATTTTTTTGCTGCTGTGCTTCTTCTGCGCAAGCAGCTCTCTTTCTTTTGCCCAATCAGACGACAACAGTGATTCTACCCGCCGAGCATCGCCTTGGAGCAAACAAGCCTCTCTCGGCTTGAACTTCTCACAGGTAACCCTTTCTAATTGGGCAGGGGGCGGGCAAAGCTCCATTTCCATTACTGGCTTGGCAAGCATCAATATCAAGCGAGAAACCGAACGAAGCAGCTGGCAAAACAGCCTCGACCTTGCCTATGGACAAGCCCGCCAAGGAGGCAGCGAGCGTCCCTTCCGAAAAACCGATGACCAAATCATTTTGAAGTCAAATTATAGCCGATACCTTTTCGGCAGTCGTCATTGGAAATTCAATGCCAACCTTGACCTCCGCACACAGTTCGACCAAGGTTTCAGATATGAAAAAGACCCACTGGGCAATGAACAAGAGGTGCTTATTTCCCGCTTTATGGCACCCGGCTACCTGAATACCGCCTTGGGGATAAGCTACAAAACAGACGGCTTTTCGGCTTCTCTTTCACCACTCTCTTCGAAGTTCACTTTCGTTTTAGATGATACCCTCTCCCAGCAAGGAGCTTATGGTGTAGAAGCCGGTAAAAAAGTTCGTGCTCAAGCGGCGGGCATCAGCCTGCAACTCAATGCCGACTATGAAATCATGGAAAATTTGCGTCTCAAGAGCTCTTTCCTCGCTTTTTCGGAATACAAAGACCAATTCCAAGAAATAGATGTTTTTTGGGAAAATCAACTGATTTTTAAAGTCAATAAGTTGTTCAATGCCACAGTTACTACCAATCTCATCTATGACGAAGATGTGGAGCTAAAGCGCGACGACGGCACGATAGGTCCGGCTACTCAATTCAAAAGTGCTATCAATATAGGTGTGCTTTATACACTTCCTATAACAAGGTAA